One Thalassotalea hakodatensis DNA segment encodes these proteins:
- the hupB gene encoding nucleoid-associated protein HU-beta — MNKSQLIEKIAAGADISKAAAGRALDSFIEAVTEELKSGEQVALVGFGTFSVRDRAARTGRNPQTGATIEIAAAKIPSFKAGKALKDACN, encoded by the coding sequence GTGAATAAATCTCAATTAATCGAGAAAATTGCTGCGGGTGCTGACATTTCTAAAGCAGCGGCTGGTCGTGCTTTAGATTCATTTATCGAAGCTGTTACAGAAGAATTAAAAAGTGGTGAGCAAGTTGCTCTAGTTGGTTTCGGTACTTTTTCAGTACGTGACCGTGCAGCACGCACAGGCCGTAACCCACAAACTGGTGCTACTATTGAAATTGCTGCAGCAAAAATTCCATCTTTCAAAGCTGGTAAAGCTTTAAAAGATGCTTGTAACTAA